Proteins from a genomic interval of Phlebotomus papatasi isolate M1 chromosome 3, Ppap_2.1, whole genome shotgun sequence:
- the LOC129807413 gene encoding BOS complex subunit TMEM147, whose translation MTLYHFGNCLALIYVPYYLTYKYSGLSEYGAFWKCIQAGAIYAFTQLCKMLALATFFPDTETISSPGEFSALAEFLRCSVDIADLMGLTLVLSRIPGKGHSKLITAGLGWATAELFLSRALMLWVGARGAEFSWIYIQKCLESNILLVQHLTTSTLLWLFSRHDLDKKFVPVVTFLIVATTYKGLWLDGILHILHLGPWVCLAFKALITCCMGVTAASIIPAVAS comes from the exons atgacCCTGTATCACTTTGGGAATTGCTTAGCCCTAATCTATGTTCCTTACTATTTGACCTACAAGTACTCTGGACT ATCTGAGTATGGGGCTTTCTGGAAGTGCATCCAAGCTGGTGCAATATACGCTTTTACCCAGCTCTGCAAAATGCTCGCTCTAGCCACTTTCTTCCCGGACACTGAAACCATCTCTTCTCCGGGAGAATTTAGTGCCCTTGCAGAATTTCTGAGATGTTCGGTGGATATTGCCGACCTTATGGGGCTCACCCTCGTGCTGTCACGAATACCCGGAAAGGGGCACAGCAAGTTGATTACAGCAGGATTGGGTTGGGCAACAGCAGAGCTCTTCCTGTCTCGAGCCCTTATGCTCTGGGTGGGAGCTCGTGGAGCTGAATTCAGTTGGATTTATATTCAAAAGTGCTTGGAATCCAATATTCTCCTGGTGCAACATCTCACTACATCTACCCTCCTCTGGCTCTTCTCACGCCATGATCTCGACAAGAAGTTCGTACCTGTCGTCACATTTCTCATTGTAGCTACCACTTACAAAGGTCTCTGGCTCGATGGCATCCTCCACATTCTGCATCTTGGTCCCTGGGTTTGTCTTGCCTTCAAGGCGCTCATTACCTGCTGCATGGGTGTTACTGCAGCCTCAATAATTCCGGCTGTAGCCTCGTGA